TGACAAACGTGATAAGTAGAAGCAGCAGGTTTAGCGGAATAGGGTTCATCTTGAACACCGTGTGCGTGAGTCTGTCTAATGGGGACTGCAGGAAGTTGAAAATACCAGAGATGGTCATGACGGAGCCGTACACCGTTCCAAAAGTCTCGAAACCAAACACTTTGGCGCAGTAGTCCGATATGGAGGTGTAGAAGAATGGTCTGTAGCACACGAAGATGAGAACATTGATCACTCCGGCCACAAAAGAGTTTTTGATGCAATTGAGCACACCGATCAAAATGGACACTGCAAGCAGAATAAACATGACCAGTGAGGTGGAGCAGCCGTCCAGGATGCGGCCAATCACAGGGATCGATAGCACGCCGCCGAGAGGCAGCGCAATGTCAAAgattttgttcagcttggcAGATTTTTCGTACGAGCCAAGCAAATATGTGTACTGCGAATTAACGGTTGCAACAAAATAATTTAGTCTGAGCATCTggatggttgcaaaaagacAAATCAGCAGGAACCAATATGTTCTGAACTGGTAAGAGGAAGGGTAGCCGTGCAGGATTCCGAAGACGGAGTTAGGCGTTGGGGTTGTGACTTCTTCtagctcctcctccacgtACGCCGATCTGTATGCCTCTCCGAGCGAGGACCGTCTTTTGGCTGCTCCTTGAACTGCCAGAAGATGCGTGTTCTCATTTACCTCGTGCAGTGATTCCTCGCGCTCCAGAGCCTCGGCCAGCCGTTGCTGTTCCTCGGTAGGGTTTGGAATAAGGTCGACTGGCGGAGTCAGATAAGACTCGTTTGGCATGATAAAGATC
The sequence above is a segment of the Ogataea parapolymorpha DL-1 chromosome I, whole genome shotgun sequence genome. Coding sequences within it:
- a CDS encoding Protein FMP42, whose amino-acid sequence is MYFFETPTKKRIVQVACAVIWCLFGAGPIFGFAALKPVLVDQGVYEDACNLSSQDYLAEGFIPNCTEQDLKLNMMFTTGAVLTNVSALLIGRTLDIYGPRVCGLIGATSMLFASLVFIYSKSITWFDPYLVGYAAMALGGPFSFISSFQLSNAFPEKSGLILALLTGAFDTSSAVFLVYKFAYTRWPEALKIETFYKVYLVIPLFIALAEIFIMPNESYLTPPVDLIPNPTEEQQRLAEALEREESLHEVNENTHLLAVQGAAKRRSSLGEAYRSAYVEEELEEVTTPTPNSVFGILHGYPSSYQFRTYWFLLICLFATIQMLRLNYFVATVNSQYTYLLGSYEKSAKLNKIFDIALPLGGVLSIPVIGRILDGCSTSLVMFILLAVSILIGVLNCIKNSFVAGVINVLIFVCYRPFFYTSISDYCAKVFGFETFGTVYGSVMTISGIFNFLQSPLDRLTHTVFKMNPIPLNLLLLLITFVIGGTHVVYVHVQSKAYNKKRRAHNLGR